The genomic segment TGTAAACTCCCCAGGAAGCAATGATCCCGCCCGCTGGTGAGATAATTCGTGGTAGATCGTCCGCGAGGTCACGGGGGAGCATCACCATGGCCGAGCACCCACTGCCAACTGGGGACGTCGAGGACATCGTCGAGGGGGCGGCCGCACCACCCTGGATGACGATCCTGCACAACTGCGACTGTCACACCTTCGATCAGGTCGTCAAGCAGCTGCAAAAGGCGATCGGCTGCTCGGAGGCCGAGGGCTGGGACATCGCCTGGCGCGTGCACAACACCGGTAAGGCCGTGGTCAAGATCGGGCCGGAACCGGAGTGTGTGCGGGTGGGCAACGTCCTGGCCGCCATCGGGCTGGTGGTCACCGTCGTCCAGTCCTGAGCCTGGGGCATCACACCCCCG from the Candidatus Methylomirabilota bacterium genome contains:
- a CDS encoding ATP-dependent Clp protease adaptor ClpS, whose product is MAEHPLPTGDVEDIVEGAAAPPWMTILHNCDCHTFDQVVKQLQKAIGCSEAEGWDIAWRVHNTGKAVVKIGPEPECVRVGNVLAAIGLVVTVVQS